Within Paenibacillus sp. RUD330, the genomic segment TTCACAGCGGCCGAACGAGCATGGGAGCGGTGCGCAAGGTCGACGAGCTGCTTGCGGCGACAAGCAGCAAGAGCGGTCTGGCCGATCGCGGGGAGGAATCCTCCGCGATGGATGGAGCCAAGGCGGCGGCCCGGGAGGGCGGATGCCTCACAGCCCTTGCGGCTGGATCCGCCCTGCCGCCGGCCTTAGAACTCAACGATGTCCGATTCAGCTATGGACCAGATTCCTTTGAGATCTCGACAGGCCGGATAAAGCTTGGCTCAGGAGAGCACATCGCCATTGTCGGAAAAAGCGGCTCCGGCAAAACGACGCTGCTGAACCTCCTTTCCGGCTTGTTGAACCCGGCATCCGGAGAGGTTCTGGCCAACGGATGTCCTCTAATCGAATACGATGAGGCCTCTTGGTTCGAGCAGGTCAGCTATATTACGCAGCATCCGTATATTTTCGCCGGCACATTCGCTGAGAATATTGCGATTGGAGCCGGGCGGAGCGTATCCAGGACCGAAATTGAGCGGGCGGCGGAGGAAGCCGGACTTGCTGAAGTGGCCGCCCAGTTCGAGCAGGGCTTCGATACGGTTGTGGGAGAAGGAGGCAGGGGACTGTCCGGCGGGGAAAAGCAGCGGCTTGCCTTGGCCAGGGCATTTTTGAAGCGGCCCGCGCTTATTTTGTTCGACGAACCGACCGTGGGACTGGATCTGCACACCGAGCGCATCCTGCAGCGCTCGATAGCCGCGCTGGCCGAAACAGCGACGATGATTACGGTGGCTCACCGATTGCATACGATTCGGAATGCGGACAAGCTGTTGTTCATGGAAAACGGAACGGTGCTGGACTCAGGAAGCCATGAACAGCTTCTGAAGCGGCTGCCGCCATATGCCGAAATGGTCCGCATCCAACAAAGAGGGGGCATGATGGCATGAGCGATCTGGCTATTCTTTCCAGAGCGATGATTCAGGAGCGCAAGGATATCTTCCTTTCGATTCTAGGCGGATTTATCGCCGGCATTGCAGGCGTTGGCCTCTTTTCCGCGAGCGGATATCTGATCTCGCAGACGGTATTTGCGCCGCCGCTGTATACGTTGATCGTGCTCACCTCGCTGGTCAAGCTGCTTGGCCTCGTCCGGGCGGCAAGCCGGTACGCCGAACGGCTGTATTCCCACCGGGCGACGTTCTCCATGCTGAGCCGCTTGCGCACCACCTATTTTGGCAAGCTTATTCCTTTGACGCCCGGTCTGCTGAACAAAAACCGCAGCGGCGACCTGCTTTCCCGGATCGTAGGGGATGTGGAAAGCCTGCAGCATTATTTTTTGCGGGTCGCTTATCCTCCGGTCATTGTCGTCATGGTTTTTTTGGCCACGATGCTGTTCACTTCGGCCTTTTCCTTCTGGGTTTCGTGTCTGTTCGTGCTGGGAATGCTGGCGACGGCAGTGGCGGT encodes:
- the cydD gene encoding thiol reductant ABC exporter subunit CydD, whose product is MKRKTSMISQQMSEQRKNLVLLAVLSLALGAAIISQAALLAEAVQRIFVERASLSSVLVLLGMLLAAMTARTLLSYGNGKIGLRMAADAKRNMRAAVLRHLTHAAMRSALSGQTGGKVSIALDAVDEADSYFSQYMPRMMEAALIPLMILAVAFVQHANTGFIMLLTAPFIPLFMILVGLKTKAKSEQKYEQLAEFSGTFLDSLQGLVTLKLFGRARRQQQEIERSSIGYRDATMGILQIAFTNTFMLESIVMLSIGIVALELALQLLVFNSLTFHAAFFVLLLVPEFYSLLKNTGTAFHSGRTSMGAVRKVDELLAATSSKSGLADRGEESSAMDGAKAAAREGGCLTALAAGSALPPALELNDVRFSYGPDSFEISTGRIKLGSGEHIAIVGKSGSGKTTLLNLLSGLLNPASGEVLANGCPLIEYDEASWFEQVSYITQHPYIFAGTFAENIAIGAGRSVSRTEIERAAEEAGLAEVAAQFEQGFDTVVGEGGRGLSGGEKQRLALARAFLKRPALILFDEPTVGLDLHTERILQRSIAALAETATMITVAHRLHTIRNADKLLFMENGTVLDSGSHEQLLKRLPPYAEMVRIQQRGGMMA